From Pedobacter aquae:
CCTTTTTGCAAACCTACAATGGTAAAAAAACCTAAGCCTAAAGAATCAAATAGAAACAAGGTTATTTTTAATGATTTTAGTTTCTTCCAAAAAAACATGGAAAACAAAGCAGTTAAAATAATCAGCAAGCTATAATTGGCGCCTTTTAACCAAAATACAGGCGTATCTCCAACAATTAAATCTCTTAAAGTCCCTCCGCCAACGGCTGTTACAAAAGCTACAATGAGTACTCCAAAAGCATCTAATCTTTTCTGCATAGCAGCAAAAGCGCCAGATATTGCGAAAGAAATAGTTCCGCAAATGGTTATGACATATCCTAAACTATCAAATAATTCCATTTCTCTTTCTTAAAAACCATTCTAAGGTTATGAAAAGCATCAAAACAGCAAAAAACCATTTCAAATTAATTAAATCATCATAGCTTTTATCTTCAAAAGCTATAGTTTTGATTTGTTCTTTTTCCTTTAAGCGTGAGTTTAAACTTTCTAAATCATCAGGATATAAAAAATCTCCTCCGGTTGTTTGCGCTATTTGATAAAGTAACTGATGATTGGCTTTAATTTGTTGATATTCTGCCACCTGCTGTTCTACCAAAAACTGTCCTTTTACCACTTCTTGTTTCCCTGTAGCACTAGTTCTAGCTATAAAATTATAATCGCCTGCTGGTAGTAAACCAGCATTAAGTTCGTAATTTTCTCCTTTAGCCGTAAAAATATAGCTATACTTTTTACCCGTATTGCTAAAAATATCTACCGCTATTTCGGCATTTTTTACAGGCTCAAAAACATCATTATATAGCTCTGCATTTAGCATGATAGCTTCATCATCATTAAACCTATTTTTTGCTGGATAGGCTCTAAATTTCCTTCTATCTTCTTGTACACTTAAATATTGTACTACTTTGTTTAAAATCTCCTGAAAAGCATCATGGTTTTCTGCAAGCTTGTAGTTTTCTAGTCGCCACTTCCATAAACCTTCTCCAAAAAGAAAGCCGGTGGTTAAATTATTCTGATTCACGAAAGATAAAAGCGGCTTATCATCAGGTTTAACCAAAAAATTTTGATGCTGAGCAACGAATGTAAAAGAGCCTATCTGGCTGCTTAAAGGTGGGAATTTAGCTATCAGTCCGGTAGATGTTGCAGACAAACTAAAAGCAAAAAAGCCAGTATTTAACTTTGGTAAAAAATCCTGGGTAGCTATTCCTCTTGTTGCTTTTAGTAAATCTTGAACTTGATTTAATTGTATAAAATCTACATCTAGTCCTATCACAAACAATTTGGGTTTACTTTTTATTTTAGTAAAAACAGTTTTTATAGGCGCTTTCGCTGATGGTAGATTATGCAAAATAACCAAACTAAAGGCGTCAAAATCAAGATTACTCTCATTGCCATTGACCACATTTACCAGCACTTCGTAATTTTCATTAGCATCTAAACCCTGCTTAATGGCTGCTAAATCCGGATGCGGAGCATGAGCCAATAACAATACTTTTTTCTTGCCATCTAAGACATCAATAAAAATGGTTTGCTTATTATTTTGTAAGGTTGCCTCTTTCTCCAAAGGTAAAGCCTCTATGGTTATTTTTTGTACGCCTAGCTTAGCGGCTTTTAAGTTGAAGATTAAAGCATTTCGCCAATCTTGCTCATCAATCAAAATGGTTTTATTAAAAGTTTGCAAGCCTTCGGCTTTTATATTCACAGTAGCTTTATTTCCTTTTAAATCAAAAGCACCTAAATTAACAGCCACCGAGTAATCATTACCTAAATAAGCAATTTTGTTATAATTAGTGCTATTGATAAATAAGTCCTTTTTAGGGATAGTATCGCCTAAAGCAATGGTAAAAATTGGCGACTTAAATTTTGTAAGCTCGGTAATGGGGTTGTATCCTGCATTTAGAATCCCATCTGAAGCTAAAATAACTGCACCTAAATTTCTGCCTTCGTATTGCTTATTGATGAAATCAAAAAGTACCGATAGGTTTGTTTGTTGCTCTTTATAATCTAAAGTATCGTTTAATTTAACTGCCTTTCCAAAACTTAAAACTTCTACTTCATAATCTTCCCTTAAACGCTCTTTAAATAACTTTAACTGCTTATCGTAAGTCTTTAAATCAAATCCAGTGGGTTTCCCTACTTTAATAGAGGCAGAATTATCTTGTGCAATAATAATTAAAGGTTTTTCTATACGCTTACGCTGAGTTTTGATAAGAGGCGCTAATAATAAAAAACACAATAGACTAATTAAAATAACTCTTAAAGCAAATAAGAAGTAGTATAAGTTCGATTTTTGCTTCAGCTCCTTTCTATAAAAAAACCATCCAAATAAAAGACCTACACCTAAACAAGGTAAAATCCACCAGATAGATAACTCTGTAAATACTATAAATAAAAGGGATTGCACCATGTTAAATTATAAAAATCTAAAAATTACCTCAACAAAAAACATCACAAAGAGAATGATAGTTAAAGAACGTATTTTTTTATGTGTAATTTTTGATACTAAATGTAGATATTAATTTATGAGGCGACAAATACGCAGGTAAAAGGTCTCAAAATTTAAGCACATTTTTATTCATAATCTTAATAGGCGAACCTTGAGCAATAAAAACAGAATTAGGTTTCCTATCTTTTAAAAAGGCAAATTTAGCACCGTATAAACCTTCAAAATCACAATTGATATGGTAAGACGCTACATCATAAATTAACCAAGAGGGATGTCTAACAGCATATTCATAAGTAATATTGTCACTATATTGAGCATAGCCCCAATAATGTTCTGCAATAAACTCTTCCTCGCTACCCGCTTCCATAGCTCTTGCACTGGTAGAAGTTACAGCTTCTATGCTATTCCATGTTCCTTTATATTTCCAGAAATAACCTAGTTTTATTTCATTTGTAGTTTGCGCTTTGTAATGCTTCATGAGCATGGTACTATATTTCTCGCGATACAAAGTATTTGCTACTAAACTTATAGCAAGTTTAGGCACTATTTCTTTAATAAAGACCGCACCTCTTTTCCAAATGCCTTGATCTAAGTATTTCACATAAAATCTTAGGTTCACTTCCTCAAAGTTTACATGAAAAGGTATTTTAAAACCTAATAAACGAGTTTGCTCGAACATAAAACCAATTAAACTTACGAATACTTCCCCGTGGTAATCATCTAAAACAGTTCCTTTGGGGATATAAGGCATCAACAGCTCAGCATCAATAACATAATTAGCCATGATTAAATCATTCCATTCGGCAGTTAAAAAAGGGCTTTCCTTACTCATAAAATCATTTTTCTGAATGTTAAATTTATTCTTAAATCTTTCACCTTCTTAGTTTTAGGTAAAGCATGTAGCCATTTCTCTTGCGTAAGTCCTTTCATTACCAATAAGCTAGCATTCTCTAATAACAGAGAAACACTTTCTTTACTTTCTTTATGCTTAAACACAAATTTTCTTGCTGCTCCAAAGCTTAAAGAGGCTATTGCAGATTGCGGAACAATTGATTTTTCATCATCACTGTGCCATCCCATACCTTCATCGCCGTGATGATAAAGATTTAACAAACAAGCGTTATAATGTTCTTTAGAAATATCCTCAACTTTATATTTTAACGTTAAAAGATCTTTTGTCCAAGGTAAGGCAATTTTAGTTTGGTTAGAATAAGTGTAGGCGCAATCATTTTCTCCATACCAAGCTACTTTTCTAGCGGTGATAAATTGCTTTCCAAAAATCTTAACTACATCTTGCTGCCAAGCTATACCTGATAAAAGATTTTGATAAAATGCTTTTGCATCTTCTAAAGAAAGAATATTTGGATAATAAAGCACCTCACCATCATAAGGTAAAAAATTAGTTTGCTTACGCTGATTAAATAAATCCATCAGTAATTTCCTTATATGAAGCTAACAGGTTTGCATGCATTAAGTTTTTAAAATAAATTGATGATTTATCTTGCTTTTTGATATTTAATAGCTTTTCTTTAAAAGAAAAACGATGAATTTTCATACCAGAAAATGGATAAAACCAGAAGACTTAAACCCTAACGGAACTTTATTTGGTGGTAGTTTATTAAAATGGATTGATGAAGAAGCAGCTATTTACACCATTTGCCAGCTAGATAATAACAGGGTGGTTACTAAATACATGTCTGAAATTAATTTTGTAAGCTCGGCCCGCTTAGGTGATGTGATAGAAATGGGTATTACAGCAACACATTTTGGCACTACTTCCATCACTTTATATTGCGAAGTGAGGAATAAAATAACTCGTCAACGAATTTTAACAATAGATAAAATTGTATTTGTAAACATGAACGAGGATGGAAAACCAGAGCCTCATGGTAAAACTAAAATTGTTTATTCTTCAGAGAAATTTAAGGGAGATAATATTTGAGTTTGAAGGTTTATAGAATAGCAAGTAGTTTTATTAGAACTAAAAACAAACACTAGAAACTAGAAACTTTTAACCATAACTGTTAGGCTACTGATTAATCTCTTTCCAAAGTAAGTCCTTAAGTTCTAAAAGCCCTTTTTGTGCCACGGAAGAAATGAAAATAAAAGGAATGTCTAAATCAATTTCTTTACGCATTTCGCTTTCAAGCTCTTCATCCAACATATCAGATTTTGTAATTGCCAAAATCCTTGGCTTTTGCATCATTTCTGGGTTATAAGCTTCCAGCTCTGCTAATAAAATCTCATACTCTTCTTTAATACTTCTATGTGTATCGGCAGGAACCATAAAAAGTAAAACGGAGTTTCTTTCTATATGACGCAAAAATCTAAAACCTAAGCCTTTACCTTCTGAAGCACCTTCTATAATACCAGGGATGTCTGCCATCACAAAAGATTGATTACCACGGTAAGAAACAATACCCAAATTTGGGACTATGGTTGTAAAAGGATAATCGCCAATTTCTGGCTTAGCAGCAGTAATAACAGATAATAAGGTAGATTTACCAGCATTAGGAAAACCTACTAAACCAACATCTGCTAAAACTTTGAGTTCAAGAATTTTCCATTCTTCTTTTCCTGCCTCCCCTTGTTGTGCAAAACGAGGAGTTTGACGGGTAGCACTCTTAAAATGCCAGTTACCTAAACCGCCTCTTCCGCCTTCAACTAAGATGCGCTCTTCACCATCTTTCGTTATTTCAAAAGCAATCTCACCTGTCTCAGCATCTTTTATTACTGTACCCAAAGGCACTTCTAAAATTTCATCATCACCACTTTTACCAGTTTTTAGAGAACTACCACCAGACATGCCATGCTCTGCAATAACATGTTTACGGTATTTAAGATGCAGCAATGTCCATAGCTGCGCATTACCTCTCACAATCACATGGCCACCTCTACCGCCATCGCCACCATCGGGGCCTCCCATACTTGTTCTTATATCGCGGTGTAAATGTGCAGAACCGGGACCTCCGTTACCTGAACGTCCACAAATTTTAACATAATCAACGAAATTTGAGCCCTGTGACATAGTTTTATTCTCCTCTGTAAAAATAAAAAAAGCGGATGTACAGAAACACATCCGCCAGTTTTTTTGTAAAATTTGCTTAGTAAGTATCTACTACTTTACTAATATTGGTAAAAATATCTTCAATAGTACCAATTCCATTAACACTGGTAAACTTACCTTGCTCTTTGTAATAACTGGCTACTTGTGCTGTTTTAGAATTGTACTCTTCTACTCGCTTTTTAATAATTTCAGGATTTTGATCATCAGGACGACCAGAATCTTTACCTCTTAACAATAGTCTTTTTTCTAATTCTACAGGCTCTACTTCTAAAGCTATCATTCCAGATATGGCTTCACCTTTAGATGATAATAAGTTATCTAAAGCTTCTGCCTGAGCTACTGTTCTTGGGAAACCATCAAAGATAAAACCATTAGCTCCTTTGTTAGCATCTAATTTATTGCTAATCATACCAATAACCACTTCATCAGGCACTAAAACACCTTCATCCATTAATTTTTTAGCTTCTAGCCCTAATGCTGTGCCATTACTAATCTCTCCTCTTAAAATATCACCTGTAGAAAGATGTACTAGGTTATATTTTTCAATAAGATTTTGAGATTGTGTGCCTTTACCGGCTCCCGGAGGGCCAAAGAGTACTAAATTAAGCATAGTGATATCTGTTAAAATTTAAAAAGCCTTTTCGCCTGTTGGCAAAAAGGCTTTACCTTAATTAGTGGACCTGAAGGGAGTCGAACCCCTAACCTCCTGATCCGTAGTCAGGTGCTCTATCCAGTTAAGCTACAGATCCATTTCCCATATTTGGGAATGCAAAAATAGACAATATAGACATTAATGCAAATTTTATTTGAAATAAGGTAGATTAGAATTGCTTAACTCAAAATCTTTAAAATAGAAAAAGCGCTTAATTTTCACTAAGCGCTTTCTATACAAAGATATATATATTACTTTTTATCCTTTTTTTGATCTCCACTAGGTCTTGAAATAGATTCTCTCATCTCTGTATCAGCCTGTATGTTTTGCATTTTGTAATAATCCATAATTCCGAGATTACCGCTTCTAAATGCTTCTGCCATAGCTAGCGGTACTTGAGCTTCCGCTTCTATCACCTTAGCTCTTGCATCTTGTGCTTTTGCTTTCATTTCTTGTTCAAAAGCAACTGCAATAGCCCTTCTTTCCTCAGCTTTAGCATTAGCAACTTTTAAATCAGCCTCAGCTTGGTCTGTTTGTAATTTAGCACCTATGTTATCGCCAATATCAATATCAGCAATATCAATAGATAAAATTTCAAATGCTGTTCCAGAATCTAAGCCCTTAGAAAGTACAACTTTAGAAATCTTATCAGGATTTTCTAAAACCTCTTTATGGCTAACTGCAGAACCAATAGTAGTTACAATACCTTCGCCTACGCGAGCTAGAATAGTTTCTTCGCCAGCACCACCAACCAGTTGGTTAATATTTGCTCTTACTGTAACTCTTGCCTTAGCAACCAATTGTATACCATCTTTTGCAACAGCAGCAACCGGAGGTGTATTGATAACTCTTGGATTTACTGACAGTTGTACGGCTTCAAAAACATCTCGCCCAGCTAAATCTATCGCGGTAGCTAATTTAAAATCAAGAGGAATATTAGCTTTATCTGCAGAAATAAGAGCTTTTATAACATTATTTACATGCCCACCGGCTAAATAATGCGTTTCAATCTCGTTTGAAGTGATATTTAAACCAGCTTTAGTAGAGGTAATCATGGCGTTTACCACCAAAGAAGGGGGTACTCTTCTTAATCGCATTAATACCAAATTAAGTAAGTTAATTCTTACACCAGATAATTGGGCTGTGAACCACAAATTTATGGGTAAAAAATACAATACAAGTACAAGAGCAATAAAACTCCCTACTATAATAAACACAATGTTTAGAGAACCCTCCATAAGCTGAATTTTTTAAATTTAATTATTTGACAATATCGTCAATTGCTTTGAAATTTGGTAAATCTCCAGCAGATTCTAATACTTCTGCATAAATTACTTTTTGGTTTTCATCAATTACAAAAGCTGCTCTTTTAGAAACCCCTTTTAAATTAAACACAAATTCATCGTAAAAAGCTCCGAATGCTTGTGAAACCTCTTTGTTAAAGTCTGATAATAATGGGAATTGATAATTGTTGTCTTCTTTAAATTTAGCTAAAGTAAATGGAGAGTCTACTGAAATCCCTAATACTTGAGCATTTAACCCTTCGTAAAAACCAAAATTATCTCTCATTGTACACAATTGTGTTGTGCAAACTCCTGTAAATGCCATTGGAAAAAAGTGAATAATTACTTTCTTGCCTGCAAAATCTGTTAAACTTACTTCTTTAAGCTCAGAATTAAATAAAGTAAAATCTGGTGCTTGTTCTCCTAATTGTAATGCCATAATATTTATTTATTGATTTTTGAATGATTATTTATTGAGTAATTGATTTTAGAATCTCATCTTTAACTTCTAACAACTCACCTTTGTTTCAATTGTTTATCCATAATTTCTAAACCTTCTTTAAAAGAGTGTGGTTGATATCCTAAATCTTTGACAGATTTATCTAAAATAAATCCTGTTCTTTTTGGTCTTTTGGCAGCCTGGTTTAAAGAATCAGAGCTAATAGGTTTGATTAAGCTTTTATCTAAGTTATAAAAGTCTGCCACTTGTTCTACAAGCTCCATAATACTCATCATATCTTTTCCAGAAGCATTATAAATACCTTTTGCACCTTTTTGAGCGGCTAATAAACAAATTTCTGCTAAATCCTCTGCTAAAGTTGGCATTCTCCATTGGTCGTTAACAATATTAATCGGCAAACCTTTTTCTAAAGCACCTTTAGCCCAAAGTACAATATTACTTCGACTCATATCATTCACAATACCGTAAACAATAATGGTTCTTAATATGGTATAATGAATATCAGATTGCATTAAAAGCTGTTCCGCAGCCCATTTAGATTCTCCATAATAAGAAACTGGATTAGCTTTATCTTCTTCCGTATAAGGACCATCCTCACCATCAAAAATAAAATCTGTAGAAAGATGAACCAACTGGATTTGGTATTTCTTACATGCTTTAATCAAGTAATCTACTGCTGTAACATTAAGCAGCCAACAAAGTTCCTTTTCATTCTCGCAGGTGTCTACATTAGTCATTGCAGCTGTATGAATAATCACATCTGGTTTGTATTTAGCTACAACCTCATGGATACTATCTTCATTGGTGATATCCATTTCTGCATAGGTATAACCATCTTTTACAGCATATCTGTTTTGCCCTTTAGATGTAGCAATTAATTCAAAATCTTGCTGAGCTAAAATTCTTTCGGTTATTTTTTGCCCCAACAGACCATTGCTGCCGGTTACTAAAATCTTTTTCATTGCCCGAAAATACTTCTTTTGCATGAAAAACCATTTTTAAGATTCATTTTAAAATAAAAAAAGGATAGTCGACTAAACTATCCTCTTATATTTTTGAGAAAACTCTAGTTAAGCAGTCTTTAGTTGAACCTTAAAAAGCTATAATTTCCTAAATATACTTTTGGTAAGGTTGCATTATACTTAGCATTAATAACATTTATAAACTCATTAGCAACTACCGCATAACCCATTGGAGTTAGGTGTACACCATCTAAAGAGAATATTTTTCCACTAATATAAGCTGTAGTAAAGGTAAGTCCATCAACAGTAGTACCTGCTCCTTTAAATTTATTTAGATACTCATTAGCATCAAAAACAGCCAAGCCTTTAGAATTAGCAACTGTTTTAATGGTGTTATTGTAACTTGTTATTGCTGCTCTAACATTAGCAACTTCATCTCTATCTAGCACATATCTACTTTCAATTGGATTGGAAGGTGTTAAACCATATAAAGTAGCTCCTCCCATTAAAGATGTGGGAAAATTAAGCACAATTAAATCTTCTGCAGTTGCAACTCTAGCACCAGCACTTGTGGCTATAAAAATGTTTGTAAATGCAGGAACACCAGTCGGTCTGAGAGCATTTACCCCAGCTAAAACTGCCGCCACAGTTACCGTATTAAAAAACGGTATAACAGAAACATCTGGCACAGTTGCTACCACACCTTTTGCCCCTGTAGCTGTTAACTTATTGATTAATTCTGTATACATGGTAGTAAAATCTGCTGTTGGTGTTAACACATCTCCCACTCCGCCACTAGTAGCATATCCTAAAGCATCATTATTACCTAACCAATTGGTAAAGAAGGTAAAAGGTGTTGTTGTAACAAAATCTAGGTATGTAGTAGTGTTGGTTCCAGCATTTCCGGCTAATAAACGCTCAAAATAACCATTAACATTTCCGTAAACATTTAATTTTATGTCTCTTAATTTGATACCCGGTACACCGTAATTATTTAAAGGACCGGTATGCTTGGTATATAAAGTTACATTGCCGAACCCAGGTATAGTTGCCGAACCCCTTATACCTAAATTAGTGGTTACAGGAATCAAAATTGGCGTACCAGCAGGAGTTAAACCTCCATAACGTACATAACCAGATCCATTAGCTTGGTTTGACGAAAACAGAGGCTGCGCAAATTCCCCACCACCCGCAAGCTTCATTTGCTGCGCTATAATACTTGGAAAAGAATTTAGCTGACCATTTAAGTACAAACCATTATCAGCAAAACCTGCTGTTAATGAGTTCCCTATTGAAATATATCTAGTGAAATCTGCACTTCCAGAACTAGGAACAACAGCAGCTTCATCATCTTTCTTACAAGCCGATGCAACTAAAATTATAGCCGCAAAAGCCCATTTAAATGCGTATTTAAATTTCATTTTAAATTATTTTAAGTTAATTGGTTAAGACAAGATGAGCTTATCTTTTCTTTATTATGCAAGCATAACAAATTTTTAGATTCATTCCTATTTTTTTTAAAGAAAAATTTATGCCGGAATTTTATAAAAGGAAGAGTCATTGAGAAAACAAACTTCACCTAATAAAATCCTCGAAAAGTCAAAAAACAAATTACAACATAAATAACTGAAAAACAATAACTTATAAAACAAATGAGTAGTATACATATTCCTTAAAAACATTTTACATACATATATTTGTATTTTGATGAATAAAAAGTAATTTTGCCCACTCAAAAATTCAATTGATAGGGATTTATATCTCACTGATACATAATTAAATTTCGATATGCCAAACATTGGAAAAATAGCACAAATCATCGGACCAGTTGTAGACGTTAGTTTCTCAGCCGAGGATGCCAAACTGCCGAAAATTTACGATGCTTTAGAAATCCGTAAAGAAAATGGTCAAAAAATCATTTTAGAGGTACAACAGCATTTAGGTGAAGACAGAGTTAGAGCCATAGCGATGGACTCTACAGACGGTTTAGTAAGAGGTATGGATGTTACTGATACCGGAGCTCCTATTAAAATGCCAATAGGCGAAGGTATTAAAGGTCGTGTATTCAATGTTGTTGGTGATGCTATTGACGGTATCGAAAATATTGACAAAGTAAATGGTAA
This genomic window contains:
- a CDS encoding trimeric intracellular cation channel family protein; translation: MELFDSLGYVITICGTISFAISGAFAAMQKRLDAFGVLIVAFVTAVGGGTLRDLIVGDTPVFWLKGANYSLLIILTALFSMFFWKKLKSLKITLFLFDSLGLGFFTIVGLQKGLSFDLSPGICIALGTITGCFGGITRDILLNNIPLIFRKEIYATACIVGGLCFFLLSYLGMNIALVEIISVIVVFVIRIISVKYNFTLPRFY
- a CDS encoding vWA domain-containing protein, yielding MVQSLLFIVFTELSIWWILPCLGVGLLFGWFFYRKELKQKSNLYYFLFALRVILISLLCFLLLAPLIKTQRKRIEKPLIIIAQDNSASIKVGKPTGFDLKTYDKQLKLFKERLREDYEVEVLSFGKAVKLNDTLDYKEQQTNLSVLFDFINKQYEGRNLGAVILASDGILNAGYNPITELTKFKSPIFTIALGDTIPKKDLFINSTNYNKIAYLGNDYSVAVNLGAFDLKGNKATVNIKAEGLQTFNKTILIDEQDWRNALIFNLKAAKLGVQKITIEALPLEKEATLQNNKQTIFIDVLDGKKKVLLLAHAPHPDLAAIKQGLDANENYEVLVNVVNGNESNLDFDAFSLVILHNLPSAKAPIKTVFTKIKSKPKLFVIGLDVDFIQLNQVQDLLKATRGIATQDFLPKLNTGFFAFSLSATSTGLIAKFPPLSSQIGSFTFVAQHQNFLVKPDDKPLLSFVNQNNLTTGFLFGEGLWKWRLENYKLAENHDAFQEILNKVVQYLSVQEDRRKFRAYPAKNRFNDDEAIMLNAELYNDVFEPVKNAEIAVDIFSNTGKKYSYIFTAKGENYELNAGLLPAGDYNFIARTSATGKQEVVKGQFLVEQQVAEYQQIKANHQLLYQIAQTTGGDFLYPDDLESLNSRLKEKEQIKTIAFEDKSYDDLINLKWFFAVLMLFITLEWFLRKRNGII
- a CDS encoding YqjF family protein, encoding MSKESPFLTAEWNDLIMANYVIDAELLMPYIPKGTVLDDYHGEVFVSLIGFMFEQTRLLGFKIPFHVNFEEVNLRFYVKYLDQGIWKRGAVFIKEIVPKLAISLVANTLYREKYSTMLMKHYKAQTTNEIKLGYFWKYKGTWNSIEAVTSTSARAMEAGSEEEFIAEHYWGYAQYSDNITYEYAVRHPSWLIYDVASYHINCDFEGLYGAKFAFLKDRKPNSVFIAQGSPIKIMNKNVLKF
- a CDS encoding alpha-ketoglutarate-dependent dioxygenase AlkB family protein, producing the protein MDLFNQRKQTNFLPYDGEVLYYPNILSLEDAKAFYQNLLSGIAWQQDVVKIFGKQFITARKVAWYGENDCAYTYSNQTKIALPWTKDLLTLKYKVEDISKEHYNACLLNLYHHGDEGMGWHSDDEKSIVPQSAIASLSFGAARKFVFKHKESKESVSLLLENASLLVMKGLTQEKWLHALPKTKKVKDLRINLTFRKMIL
- a CDS encoding acyl-CoA thioesterase; its protein translation is MNFHTRKWIKPEDLNPNGTLFGGSLLKWIDEEAAIYTICQLDNNRVVTKYMSEINFVSSARLGDVIEMGITATHFGTTSITLYCEVRNKITRQRILTIDKIVFVNMNEDGKPEPHGKTKIVYSSEKFKGDNI
- the obgE gene encoding GTPase ObgE codes for the protein MSQGSNFVDYVKICGRSGNGGPGSAHLHRDIRTSMGGPDGGDGGRGGHVIVRGNAQLWTLLHLKYRKHVIAEHGMSGGSSLKTGKSGDDEILEVPLGTVIKDAETGEIAFEITKDGEERILVEGGRGGLGNWHFKSATRQTPRFAQQGEAGKEEWKILELKVLADVGLVGFPNAGKSTLLSVITAAKPEIGDYPFTTIVPNLGIVSYRGNQSFVMADIPGIIEGASEGKGLGFRFLRHIERNSVLLFMVPADTHRSIKEEYEILLAELEAYNPEMMQKPRILAITKSDMLDEELESEMRKEIDLDIPFIFISSVAQKGLLELKDLLWKEINQ
- a CDS encoding adenylate kinase encodes the protein MLNLVLFGPPGAGKGTQSQNLIEKYNLVHLSTGDILRGEISNGTALGLEAKKLMDEGVLVPDEVVIGMISNKLDANKGANGFIFDGFPRTVAQAEALDNLLSSKGEAISGMIALEVEPVELEKRLLLRGKDSGRPDDQNPEIIKKRVEEYNSKTAQVASYYKEQGKFTSVNGIGTIEDIFTNISKVVDTY
- the floA gene encoding flotillin-like protein FloA (flotillin-like protein involved in membrane lipid rafts) codes for the protein MEGSLNIVFIIVGSFIALVLVLYFLPINLWFTAQLSGVRINLLNLVLMRLRRVPPSLVVNAMITSTKAGLNITSNEIETHYLAGGHVNNVIKALISADKANIPLDFKLATAIDLAGRDVFEAVQLSVNPRVINTPPVAAVAKDGIQLVAKARVTVRANINQLVGGAGEETILARVGEGIVTTIGSAVSHKEVLENPDKISKVVLSKGLDSGTAFEILSIDIADIDIGDNIGAKLQTDQAEADLKVANAKAEERRAIAVAFEQEMKAKAQDARAKVIEAEAQVPLAMAEAFRSGNLGIMDYYKMQNIQADTEMRESISRPSGDQKKDKK
- a CDS encoding redoxin domain-containing protein — encoded protein: MALQLGEQAPDFTLFNSELKEVSLTDFAGKKVIIHFFPMAFTGVCTTQLCTMRDNFGFYEGLNAQVLGISVDSPFTLAKFKEDNNYQFPLLSDFNKEVSQAFGAFYDEFVFNLKGVSKRAAFVIDENQKVIYAEVLESAGDLPNFKAIDDIVK
- a CDS encoding SDR family oxidoreductase, producing MKKILVTGSNGLLGQKITERILAQQDFELIATSKGQNRYAVKDGYTYAEMDITNEDSIHEVVAKYKPDVIIHTAAMTNVDTCENEKELCWLLNVTAVDYLIKACKKYQIQLVHLSTDFIFDGEDGPYTEEDKANPVSYYGESKWAAEQLLMQSDIHYTILRTIIVYGIVNDMSRSNIVLWAKGALEKGLPINIVNDQWRMPTLAEDLAEICLLAAQKGAKGIYNASGKDMMSIMELVEQVADFYNLDKSLIKPISSDSLNQAAKRPKRTGFILDKSVKDLGYQPHSFKEGLEIMDKQLKQR
- a CDS encoding SGNH/GDSL hydrolase family protein — encoded protein: MKFKYAFKWAFAAIILVASACKKDDEAAVVPSSGSADFTRYISIGNSLTAGFADNGLYLNGQLNSFPSIIAQQMKLAGGGEFAQPLFSSNQANGSGYVRYGGLTPAGTPILIPVTTNLGIRGSATIPGFGNVTLYTKHTGPLNNYGVPGIKLRDIKLNVYGNVNGYFERLLAGNAGTNTTTYLDFVTTTPFTFFTNWLGNNDALGYATSGGVGDVLTPTADFTTMYTELINKLTATGAKGVVATVPDVSVIPFFNTVTVAAVLAGVNALRPTGVPAFTNIFIATSAGARVATAEDLIVLNFPTSLMGGATLYGLTPSNPIESRYVLDRDEVANVRAAITSYNNTIKTVANSKGLAVFDANEYLNKFKGAGTTVDGLTFTTAYISGKIFSLDGVHLTPMGYAVVANEFINVINAKYNATLPKVYLGNYSFLRFN